In one Spirosoma rigui genomic region, the following are encoded:
- a CDS encoding rod shape-determining protein — translation MNLFNFFTSDIAIDLGTANTLIIHKDQIVVDEPSIIAMNKISGKVLAIGHEAMQMHEKTNENIRTIRPLKDGVIADFTAAELMIRGLIRMLDNNSKLFSPSHRMVVSIPSGITEVEKRAVKDSCEHAGAKEVYMVYEPIAAAIGIGIDITQPNGTMIVDIGGGTTEIAVIALSGIVCEQSIRTAGDVFTRDIVDYIRREHNLFIGERSAEQIKMVVGSALAELSNPPDDYEVRGRDLMTGIPKEIKVTYSEIAYALEKSVSKIEEATMKALEMAPPELSADIYTNGIHLTGGGALLHGLDKRLSSKTKLPVHVADAPLKAVVKGTGEVIKDMEMYRSVLIS, via the coding sequence ATGAATTTATTCAATTTCTTCACCAGTGATATAGCTATAGACCTGGGTACCGCCAATACCTTAATTATACATAAGGACCAGATTGTGGTCGATGAACCGTCCATTATCGCGATGAATAAGATCAGCGGTAAAGTACTGGCGATCGGCCATGAGGCCATGCAGATGCATGAGAAAACGAACGAGAACATCCGGACGATCCGCCCCCTGAAAGACGGCGTCATTGCCGATTTCACGGCCGCCGAACTAATGATTCGTGGCTTGATCCGGATGCTCGACAACAACAGCAAGCTTTTTTCGCCTTCACACCGGATGGTCGTTTCTATTCCGTCGGGTATCACCGAGGTAGAAAAGCGCGCCGTCAAGGATTCCTGCGAACATGCCGGTGCCAAAGAGGTGTACATGGTGTACGAACCCATTGCGGCTGCCATTGGCATTGGCATCGACATTACCCAACCCAACGGTACCATGATCGTCGACATTGGTGGGGGTACCACCGAAATCGCGGTCATTGCTCTGTCGGGCATCGTGTGTGAGCAGTCCATTCGTACTGCCGGAGACGTATTCACCCGCGACATTGTCGATTACATCCGGCGCGAACATAACCTGTTCATCGGCGAACGGTCGGCCGAGCAGATCAAGATGGTTGTTGGGTCGGCATTGGCAGAACTATCCAATCCACCGGACGACTACGAGGTTCGGGGCCGCGACCTGATGACGGGTATCCCGAAAGAAATCAAGGTTACCTACAGCGAAATCGCTTACGCGCTCGAAAAATCGGTTTCCAAAATTGAGGAGGCCACCATGAAAGCGCTGGAGATGGCTCCCCCCGAACTGTCGGCCGACATCTATACCAACGGCATTCACCTGACGGGTGGCGGTGCTTTACTGCACGGCCTCGACAAACGGTTATCCTCCAAGACCAAACTACCGGTCCACGTCGCCGACGCTCCGCTCAAAGCCGTTGTCAAAGGCACGGGCGAGGTGATCAAAGACATGGAGATGTACCGTTCGGTCCTGATCAGTTAG